In Clostridiisalibacter paucivorans DSM 22131, the genomic stretch TATCAATATTGCTATAATTACTGCTAACGCTATACTCTTTATCCATTCATACATTTCCTTTTTTATGTCCTTTCCCAAGCAAAACACCTCCATTGATGTATTTTATCATGTTTAATTATAGCACTATTATGAACAAAAAAAAAGATAATAAAAATATGGTAATATTAAACAATATATTATTTAATGTTATTTATTGCTTTATTTAACACATTTGCAATATATTTAGCAGATAGTTTTGCCTCTTCTATACTATTTAAATTGCTTCCTATTTCTAATAATGTAGCATGGTTACTCATGTACTGATTGTATTTACCGTAGGGCTTTATCACTATACCTTTACAGAAACCAGGATACATACTGTCAGAAACTGCCATAATATATTTCGCAAATTTAAGTACCTCTTTTCTATTTGGAGTATCATTTCCTACAACCAGTCTAAATGTAGCCACATCTTTTCCGTCTATATTTATTAAAGCATTTTTTCTAGCTTTATCTATATATGCAGCATTGGAAGCTATTCCATCTCTATGTATATCTATAAGCAATTTTAAATTGCTTTCTTTATTAATTTCACCCTTTATAGTTTCTAAAGATCTTGCATAAGACTTATTAAATGATGGTATATCATGATACTTTTCTATATGCTTAACTTTATGTCCTTTTTGACTCAATATATCCGTTATAATGTTACCTATAGTAATTACACTATACTCCTTCTTTGTAGAATGCCAATTGTCTTCTGTAATTGGGTTATATACCTCAGTGGCATGGGTATGATATATAAGAATGTATGGCTTATTTTTATCCACTTTTAATTTTGAAGGGTATTCTATATTTTCCTTTATCTTTCCAAAATCTATATTATCTTGGCCTTTAATATTTTCCTGTTGATTTTCAACAAAAGGGTCTATAAAAATTATATCTCCTATAATAGGAATATTGCTATTTTCATCATCATTTATTGGAGGAACTTGATGTTCCTCCTGCTGTACATCTACTACCTCTTTATAATTAATTACATTGGCTACAGCGGGAAGTTGAGCCTTTATATAACCTCTAAAACTTAATATTTCCTTTGCAGTACTTAATATATTTTGTGCTATATTTCCTTCTGAGTTTTGTCTGTAATCTTTATTATATAAATAATCTATATATGCGCTAGTATTTGTCATAACCTTTAATAAGGTTTTTTCTTTAATGTTTATATGCCTATTATACTCCATATATAGTTTTTCATTAGTAAAAGCTGCTGCTACCTTTTGGCTGTTATCATCTATACTAGAATGGAAAAATACAAAATTAGATATTATAGTATAACCTCCAAAAAAAGAAAGCAAACATACTACACCTATGATTATATACAAAGTACCCCTATCTTTAACTCTGTAGTACATAAAAACACTCCCTAGTCATATGATTTTTTTATCATTTATCCATACATAATTATATTCTAGGAAAGTGTTTAATATGATTTTCTATTAATTTAAAAATCTATTTACATCTTTTAAATCTATACCTGGGTGCAAAGATATATTTATACTATTAGCAATTACAGTTGAAACATTATTTATCAAGTCATCTATTTCTTTAGGCGTAACCATAACATTCCCTTCAAAGGGATTTAACACCTCGGTAATGAGTCCATACTTATCTTCTTTCTTCATATTATTAAGTAGAGAATAAAAATCTCCATTGGGTTGACACTCATCTAACATATTATCTACTAACATATCCATTGTATCATTTACTATAGTTGCTGCATCTACTACTGTTGGTATGCCGATAGCTATTACAGGGACTCCTAAGTATTTTTTGTTTAAACCAATTCTTCTATTTCCCACTCCAGAACCAGGATTGATTCCAGTATCAGATATTTGTATAGTTGTAGCTACCCTTTCCATCCTTCTGGATGCCAATGCATCTACGGCAACTACTAAATCTGGATTTGTTTTTTCTACTATTCCTTTTATTATTTCACCTGTTTCTATGCCTGTTATTCCCATGACTCCAGGTGATATAGCAGATACATTTGCCATAGTCTCATCTTCTTTTTTATTATAAACCTTAAAAAAGTGTCTTGTCACCAATACATGCTTTATAGCTTTAGGACCTAAAGCATCTGGTGTAACATTCCAATTTCCTAATCCCACGACCAAAGTATTATTAACTTTTTGAGAAGGAATTAACGCCTTTATTTCCTTTGCCAATACCATACTCATTTCATCCTTAAAATCTTGATCCATCTTTTTTAATGCTGGTGCTTCTATTGTTATATAATCCCCAATTTCTTTACCTAGATTCTTCTTTCCTGATTCATCTAAAACCTTTACTCTAGTTATCACATAGTCCTCTTCTTCCTTCCTTTCCACTTTAACTCCTGGTACTTCTTCATTAGTCTGTTCCCTATATAGCTCTCTAGTCTCTATCGCTAAGTCAGTCCTTATATTATACACAGCATGTTACCTCCTTCATTCTCCATCACATGATATTTTATTAATAGTATTGCTCTTTATCTATAAATATATTAATTCTAAATACATTTTTTTATTGATGCCCTTGCTTTTTAAATGTGTTCATGGTAAAATAACCTTTGTTAATGTAGTCGAAGGGGGTGAACCTGTTGGCAAATATAAAATCTGCAAAAAAAAGAATTAAAGTAATCAACGCTAAAACGGCTGTTAATAAAAAAAGAAAATCCGAAGTTAAAACTTATATTAAAAGATTTAATGATGCTGTAGACGCTAATAACTTTGATGAAGCTAAAGAACTACTTAGATTAGTTGAAAAGAAGCTTTATAAGGCAGCGGCTAAAAATACAATTCATAAAAATGCTGCATCTAGAAGAGTAAGTAGACTTAGCAAAAAATTAAATGCTGCTATGTAATGTCTTGATTAGACATAAAATAAGCTTCGGACGAACCGAAGCTTTTATTGCTTTTTGTATTCCCTATCCAAAATAGACATTATAATCATAGACCTATAACCATCAGAAGATTTTTTACACTCTCTAAGCGTACCTTCTTCCACAAAACCCATAGATTTATAAATGTGTATCGCCCTCTTATTGTCATCATATACATCTAACCACAATCTATGGCATCCATATTCTTCAAAGCTCATTTTCTTAATAAGTTCTATTGACTCTTTACCATATCCATAACCTTTTTTATCTATGACCAATCTCATAAATTCCAACGAATTATGGAAATTTTCAAATCCTGCCATAATTAAATACCCTATTATTTCATTTTCTTCAATATCTCTAATAGTTATATGTAATTCATCTCCATTGTTTATAGATTCTAGATGCCTTTCTTTAGGCCATTGATATACAAATTTATTATTTTCTTTTTTTCTCTCTATCTCTATAATTGTAGGTATATCTTCTGTTTCAGACTTGTCAAAAGTCAATCTATGGGATCTTATTATGCTTTCAATCAATCATCTTCCCCCCTGTATATTTTTTGTTGTTTCTACTATCAACATCTCCACTCCTAATTTAGAGTCCATACCCCCTTTTTTTATAGCCCTATCAATATCTAAAGCTCTATTTAAAGCATATTCTAGCTGTCCTATATTAAGTCTTTCACTTTGATTAATTAGTTTTTTAGCTATATATGATGGAACCCCTATTTTTTTTGCTATATTAGTCTGGATATATCCTTTATTTTTTAGCAATTTAGACATAAGCAAAAGTCTAAATTGTCTTATTATCATGTACAATATCAATTGGATTGGTTCATTCTCCAGCAACATTTCATTTAAAATCTTAAGTGACTTATTTAGATTTGATGCGCCTATGCCATCTACCAACTCAAATATGTTATTCTCTATAGATTTAGTTAATACCATATCTATATCCATTTTCTCCACTATATTTTTTTCACCTATAAAATTTATTAGCTTTATAATTTCATTCTCTACATCATATAAGGTCTTTTGACTATTTCTATCTAAATATCCAGTACACTCAACAATATACTTTATATCTTTCAGCTTTGCAGTCTTGTCATAATTAGATAACAACTTGGTTATCCACTTTTCTAAATCATATTTATTTATCCTATTTATTTCAATTATTGCATCTTCTTTTTTAAATTTCTTAACTATCTTCTTTTTTCCATCTATCTTTCCATCCTTTATTAAAAAAAATAGACATGTGGCCATACTAGGAGACTCAATATATCTTAATAATTCTTTTTCATCATATTTTTTATCAGTCTTTCCACCTTTGAAATAATTAAAATCTTCAACTACAACAATCTTTTTTTTATCCATAAAAGGTAAAGTTTCACATGCATTTATTATATCCATAACCGAAGTATCATCGTCATCTAAAAGTATATAATTTAATGTTTCAAATTCTTCCCTAACAAATTTTTCTTTTAATTTAGTTACTATCCAATCCTTGAGATAATTTTCTTCCCCAAAACATAGATATATAGGTTTTAATCGGTTTTTTTTGATTTCTTCTATAAAGTTTTTATAATCCATTTTTTGCACCTCAATAATATTATTATATATATAATTAAAATCAAAATATCTAGTCCATATAGCCTTATTACATTATATAATTTTAACTTTTCTTTTTTATAAGTTTCTATATTAAACCCTTTTTCATCCAAAATTATAGTAATTAAACCTTCATTATCTGTCCGATATATTTTTATATCTTCAGCTCTAAACCTATTCAACACACTATTATTTGGATGTCCAAAGTTATTTTTCCCTACCGATATAATAGCTGTATGTGGATTCACAGCTTTTATAAATTTTTTTGTAGAAGATGTACTACTTCCATGGTGAGGCACTTTTAATATATTAGATTTTATATCTTTTTTATCTATTAATTCATATTCCATATCTTTTTCTATATCTCCTGTAAATAAAATCCTTTTTTTATATGCATTAATCATTAGGACTAAGGATTTATTATTATCTGTATAATCCCCATTGGCTATTTTAGGACTTGGTCCTAATACATCAATATAAAATGATTTATCTAAAAATAACCGTTCTCCATCTTTCAAAGTAGTAATGCATATATTATTATTATTTGCCGTTTCTAATATATCTTTGTATAATTTTTTATCTGGATTTCTATATCCTATAAATAAATTATCTACATTTAGACTGTTCATGACAGTAACAGCAGCTTTACAATGATCAGCATCAAAATGAGTAATAAATATACCATCCAGATTCTTTATTCCATTTTTCAACATTAAAGGTGCTGTTATATTTTTACCTATATCAAAATTTCCAAAATCACTGCCTCCACTATCTATCATTAAAGTAGTATTACCTTTTCTTATTATTGCGCAATCACCTTGTCCTACATCTACAAAACTAATATATATCTTATCATCTAATATTGTAGTAAAACTATAACACAATATAATCACAATAAAAATAATATATAAAAACCTTTTTATATTAAAATTTATATTAATCATATCAACTACTCTAAAAACAGTCAAAATAGAAAAATAATATATAAATATTTCTAAATGATTTGGAGATACTACAATCATATCTCCAATATATAATTTATCTAATATATACATAAGAATATCCAATATATATAATATACCATTAAGTATAAATCCCAATATTAAAGTTAATTTAAAGCTCAATATAGAAATAAATATCATAATAAATCCTATAGAAACTCCAAAGGATATTAAAGGTATAATTACTATATTTGTTATTAATGCAAAATATGAAATAGTATTAAAATGATAGGCCACTATGGGAATTATCCCCAGTTGAACAGAAATAATTGTGCTGATAATACTCAATATATAACTTTGTCTCTTCAATAATTTAAGAAGTTTATTATTAAATACCAATATAGATAGTGTAGCTATAAATGATAATTGAAAACCAATATGGAACAACCAAAAGGGGTTTATTAATAGTAACAGGACTCCTACAAAAAATAATCCATTTATGGCATCATACCTTCTATATGTTGTAAATGAACCCATAAAAACAGAAAACATTATCAGTGCCCTTAAAACAGAAGGAGGAAACCCAATCATAAATCCATAAAACCACAAAATACCCAAAGTAAATACTGTAGATACATTGATATTTATCATTAATAATCTAAAAATACCCATAAACATTGCCGCTATTATACCTATATGCAATCCAGAAACAGCTAGTATATGTGCAATACCAAAGTCTCTAAATTTTTCAATATAAGACTCATCTAAATATCTATCATCTCCAAGTATTATAGATTTCATAATATTACTGTATTTAGGCGACAACATTTCATCAAATATATTGATTATATGATTTTTAAATTTATCAATTACAGCTAGAAGCCTATTATTGCCAGAAGATACAATCTTTACATTATAGTCTCTAGCATTTATATAAGTATGTATATCTTTTGTCAATAAATATAATTGATTATTAAATAACTTAGGATTTGAATTTTGTCTAGGCCTATTAACCATACCCTTTACACTTACAACTTCTCCAATATAAAATTTTTTCTTCCCATATAACTTAAGCAGTATTTTTTCATCTATTTTATATATTTTTTTATTAACTTTAATAGTATCTGTATCTATAATATATTTGGAATATTCTTTATCTATATAGTTTTTCTCCTTGACTACTCCTTCTATATCTACTATTTCATTGGCATAATCTTCGATTTTGCTTTTATTTGTATGGAAACTTACTAAAAAACCCCCTAATAAAAACATTGCAATATATACATACAATGCACGTTTAAATCCCAAATAGACATCTATAAAGATCAATACAAAAATAAAAATTGTAAAAAAGGCCATAATTATCATATCTAATTTAAAATTATCGAATACATATATTCCCAATATTAATGATATTAACAAATTTATAAAGGGCCTACGCATATCATTCTCCCTAAAATTATATAATCAATTTTTAGTAACTCAACTTAATTATAACATTATATTTAAATATAAATGAAAAAAACTTATAATTTAAGATTATTTAACATGTATAATTATGTTTTTATTAAAGTTATTATTAAAAAATTTTCTAATAATTTAGACTACGTATATGTAAAAGAGTATATCTCAATGGACTTATGTCATTAAATTCTATTTTATTTTATGTATATTTATTCATTGATTACATAATAATTCATTTTGTGTGTTGACTTTTTACATTATATCCTTTAAAATCAACATTGACAGAGTTTTCTTGTTATTCTTTTATGAATATTTCATGAATAAGGAGGCCCAATATGAAAAATAATTATATGTTAAATGTAACATCTGAAATTAGTAAGTTAAAAACTGTTCTTCTTCATAGACCAGGAAAAGAATTGGAAAATTTAGTACCAGATTTATTAGAAAAATTATTATTTGATGATATACCTTATCTAAAAATAGCACAAGAAGAGCATGACAGCTTCGCTCAAATACTTAGAAACAACGATATAGAAGTATTATATCTTCGAGACTTAGCAGCCGAATCATTAACTACAAATGAATTAAGAGAACAAATGATAGAAGATTTTTTAGAAGAATCCCATGTCTTTGGACAAGATAACAAAGAGATAATCAGACAATATCTCAGCGATTTTAATAATTATCAACTTATAGATAAAATGATGGCAGGAGTCAGAAAAGAAGATCTTAAAAACTACAAAAGTAAATTCCTAGTAGATATGGTAGCTAGAGAATATCCTTTTATCTTAGATCCCATGCCAAATTTATATTTTACAAGAGACCCCTTTGCTACTATAGGGAATGGAATAACTCTCAATAATATGAAGACAGGTATAAGAAATAGAGAAACTATTTTCGCAAAATATATATTTGAAAATCACCCAAGATTTAAAGACAAAAAAATACCTATATGGTTCAATAGAAATGAAAAAACTTCTTTAGAAGGCGGAGATGAATTAGTATTAAATGATAAAGTCATTGCAATGGGCATTTCAGCTAGAACTGATGCAGCTTCTGTAGAAAAATTCGCTAAAAATATATTTAATGACGGTCAAACATTCGAAACAATTTTAGCTTTTGATATACCGAAAAAAAGAGCATTTATGCATTTAGATACCGTGTTCACTATGGTTGATTATAATAAATTCACTATACATCCTGAAATAGAAGGTCCTCTTACTGTATTTTCAATCACTAAAGGTACAAATAATGATTTAAATATAGTTAGAGAAGAAGATACTTTATCAAATATACTAAAAAAATATTTAGAACTAGACAAAATAACACTAATACCTTGTGCTGGAGGAAATAAAATAGATGCACCAAGAGAACAGTGGAACGATGGATCTAATACCTTAGCTATAGCACCAGGTGAAGTTGTAGTATACGAAAGAAACTATGTTACAAATGAACTTTTGAAAGATCATGGAATAAAAACCCATTTGATGCCAAGCTCTGAGCTTTCCAGAGGCAGAGGTGGTCCAAGATGTATGAGTATGCCACTTATTAGAGAGTAGCTAGTAGTTCGTAGTCGATGGCAGAGAACCTACGGTTCTCTACATTGTGCTACCAATTACTACATGCTACAAACTCTATTAATTATAGACAATATGTTTGCATATCTTTACTTAGTTCCAATATGGAATCATAATTATCTGTGGCTTCTTTCATTATATCTTCGAGCTTATACTCAGGCCAAAAATGTGTCAATATAAGCCTTTTTACTCCTGCCTTAGCTGCTATCATACCTGCTTCACTAGGGGTTAGATGGGGTATATCATCAGTTTTATCTCTACTCAATACTCCTGCCTCACACAAAAACAAATCAACATTTTTCACAAAATCTATTAACTCAGTAAAATATGATGTATCTGAAGAATATACAAAAATCTTTTCTCCATTATCTACTTTAATACTATAGGTTTCAACGGGATGTTTAGTTCTCTTAAATGTTACTTTCAATTCATTTATATTTAACACTTTCTCCTCATCAATATCTCTTATATCGAATGCCCCATTATAATTCATATTATTTACTATATATTGGTCATCTTTAGGAGTATATACAGGTATAGACCCTTGAAATTTCCCCTTAGATTTATTTATACCAATGGCATATTTAAAAACAAACATATCCCCAATATGGTCCATATGCAAATGACTAAGTATGATAGCATCTATTTTCTTTATATCAATAAACTTAAACAATCTGGACAATACACCATTTCCACAATCAATTAATATCTTTGTATCATTCTCACTTTCAAGCAAATACCCAGAGCAAGCTTTATCTGTTCCAGGATAAGGACCATTATTTCCAAGTACTGTTATTTTCATCTCTACACCTCCACGAGAAGTTCCATGTTTGTTTCTTAGTATAAAACAAAGAGCCTAAACTGTAAAGTCTAGACTCTTCTAATTAGTTATCCTTTTTTAATTTTCAATATATATTTATTAATAGTTTCTACTTTATTTAGTGTAGCAACAGCAAAAGATGCTATCACCATTCCTCCCACAAACTGTAATATATTTGCTGGAACACTAAAAATAGGAACAATCATATTGCCTTTAAGTATTCCACCACTTATATAATAACCAACAACCATCCAAAGCCCTGCCACAGTCATGCCCATAAGACCAGTTATATTAAATAATTTTTTCCCTTTTTTCTTCAATATTATATGAAGAACTATGACTAATATAGGTATAAATGCAATAGCTAGCATCAAAGACTTTTGTACATTACCTATCAAGTTTATCAACTCATTAGTTCCATTCAATTCTAATTTGTTTATAAGAAAAGTCGTCATCTCCGAATTATTTATTCCATTAAGTATTTTAGACAAAATATTTTTAATAGTTAACCCAAATGCTATCCATATAGTTATACTCGCAAATGTCACACCAGTATTTAAAGCTTTAGAATCCTTCTCTGTTAATTCTTTTGCCATGTATCCCACTATGGCTCCCATTATTCCCTTTATTATCAAAGTAGGAACAGCCCAATGGGAATATCCCAAATACAAATCAGCTAAAGAAGATCCTAATCCTCCCGTTATAGCTCCAAATCTCCATCCCAATAATATAGCTGAAATAAATACCATACTATCCCCTATATGAATATAACCTTCAGTAAAAGGTACTGGCACATGGGGCATTATAGCAGTAGCAGCAAAAACCATTGCTGTCATAAGACCTCCAAATGTTATTTTTCTAATATTTAATTCTTCCATTCTT encodes the following:
- the gpr gene encoding GPR endopeptidase encodes the protein MYNIRTDLAIETRELYREQTNEEVPGVKVERKEEEDYVITRVKVLDESGKKNLGKEIGDYITIEAPALKKMDQDFKDEMSMVLAKEIKALIPSQKVNNTLVVGLGNWNVTPDALGPKAIKHVLVTRHFFKVYNKKEDETMANVSAISPGVMGITGIETGEIIKGIVEKTNPDLVVAVDALASRRMERVATTIQISDTGINPGSGVGNRRIGLNKKYLGVPVIAIGIPTVVDAATIVNDTMDMLVDNMLDECQPNGDFYSLLNNMKKEDKYGLITEVLNPFEGNVMVTPKEIDDLINNVSTVIANSINISLHPGIDLKDVNRFLN
- the rpsT gene encoding 30S ribosomal protein S20: MANIKSAKKRIKVINAKTAVNKKRKSEVKTYIKRFNDAVDANNFDEAKELLRLVEKKLYKAAAKNTIHKNAASRRVSRLSKKLNAAM
- the holA gene encoding DNA polymerase III subunit delta, which translates into the protein MDYKNFIEEIKKNRLKPIYLCFGEENYLKDWIVTKLKEKFVREEFETLNYILLDDDDTSVMDIINACETLPFMDKKKIVVVEDFNYFKGGKTDKKYDEKELLRYIESPSMATCLFFLIKDGKIDGKKKIVKKFKKEDAIIEINRINKYDLEKWITKLLSNYDKTAKLKDIKYIVECTGYLDRNSQKTLYDVENEIIKLINFIGEKNIVEKMDIDMVLTKSIENNIFELVDGIGASNLNKSLKILNEMLLENEPIQLILYMIIRQFRLLLMSKLLKNKGYIQTNIAKKIGVPSYIAKKLINQSERLNIGQLEYALNRALDIDRAIKKGGMDSKLGVEMLIVETTKNIQGGR
- the arcA gene encoding arginine deiminase, whose protein sequence is MKNNYMLNVTSEISKLKTVLLHRPGKELENLVPDLLEKLLFDDIPYLKIAQEEHDSFAQILRNNDIEVLYLRDLAAESLTTNELREQMIEDFLEESHVFGQDNKEIIRQYLSDFNNYQLIDKMMAGVRKEDLKNYKSKFLVDMVAREYPFILDPMPNLYFTRDPFATIGNGITLNNMKTGIRNRETIFAKYIFENHPRFKDKKIPIWFNRNEKTSLEGGDELVLNDKVIAMGISARTDAASVEKFAKNIFNDGQTFETILAFDIPKKRAFMHLDTVFTMVDYNKFTIHPEIEGPLTVFSITKGTNNDLNIVREEDTLSNILKKYLELDKITLIPCAGGNKIDAPREQWNDGSNTLAIAPGEVVVYERNYVTNELLKDHGIKTHLMPSSELSRGRGGPRCMSMPLIRE
- a CDS encoding ECF transporter S component; protein product: MEELNIRKITFGGLMTAMVFAATAIMPHVPVPFTEGYIHIGDSMVFISAILLGWRFGAITGGLGSSLADLYLGYSHWAVPTLIIKGIMGAIVGYMAKELTEKDSKALNTGVTFASITIWIAFGLTIKNILSKILNGINNSEMTTFLINKLELNGTNELINLIGNVQKSLMLAIAFIPILVIVLHIILKKKGKKLFNITGLMGMTVAGLWMVVGYYISGGILKGNMIVPIFSVPANILQFVGGMVIASFAVATLNKVETINKYILKIKKG
- a CDS encoding MBL fold metallo-hydrolase, translated to MKITVLGNNGPYPGTDKACSGYLLESENDTKILIDCGNGVLSRLFKFIDIKKIDAIILSHLHMDHIGDMFVFKYAIGINKSKGKFQGSIPVYTPKDDQYIVNNMNYNGAFDIRDIDEEKVLNINELKVTFKRTKHPVETYSIKVDNGEKIFVYSSDTSYFTELIDFVKNVDLFLCEAGVLSRDKTDDIPHLTPSEAGMIAAKAGVKRLILTHFWPEYKLEDIMKEATDNYDSILELSKDMQTYCL
- a CDS encoding GNAT family N-acetyltransferase — protein: MIESIIRSHRLTFDKSETEDIPTIIEIERKKENNKFVYQWPKERHLESINNGDELHITIRDIEENEIIGYLIMAGFENFHNSLEFMRLVIDKKGYGYGKESIELIKKMSFEEYGCHRLWLDVYDDNKRAIHIYKSMGFVEEGTLRECKKSSDGYRSMIIMSILDREYKKQ
- the spoIIP gene encoding stage II sporulation protein P → MYYRVKDRGTLYIIIGVVCLLSFFGGYTIISNFVFFHSSIDDNSQKVAAAFTNEKLYMEYNRHINIKEKTLLKVMTNTSAYIDYLYNKDYRQNSEGNIAQNILSTAKEILSFRGYIKAQLPAVANVINYKEVVDVQQEEHQVPPINDDENSNIPIIGDIIFIDPFVENQQENIKGQDNIDFGKIKENIEYPSKLKVDKNKPYILIYHTHATEVYNPITEDNWHSTKKEYSVITIGNIITDILSQKGHKVKHIEKYHDIPSFNKSYARSLETIKGEINKESNLKLLIDIHRDGIASNAAYIDKARKNALINIDGKDVATFRLVVGNDTPNRKEVLKFAKYIMAVSDSMYPGFCKGIVIKPYGKYNQYMSNHATLLEIGSNLNSIEEAKLSAKYIANVLNKAINNIK
- a CDS encoding DNA internalization-related competence protein ComEC/Rec2 yields the protein MRRPFINLLISLILGIYVFDNFKLDMIIMAFFTIFIFVLIFIDVYLGFKRALYVYIAMFLLGGFLVSFHTNKSKIEDYANEIVDIEGVVKEKNYIDKEYSKYIIDTDTIKVNKKIYKIDEKILLKLYGKKKFYIGEVVSVKGMVNRPRQNSNPKLFNNQLYLLTKDIHTYINARDYNVKIVSSGNNRLLAVIDKFKNHIINIFDEMLSPKYSNIMKSIILGDDRYLDESYIEKFRDFGIAHILAVSGLHIGIIAAMFMGIFRLLMININVSTVFTLGILWFYGFMIGFPPSVLRALIMFSVFMGSFTTYRRYDAINGLFFVGVLLLLINPFWLFHIGFQLSFIATLSILVFNNKLLKLLKRQSYILSIISTIISVQLGIIPIVAYHFNTISYFALITNIVIIPLISFGVSIGFIMIFISILSFKLTLILGFILNGILYILDILMYILDKLYIGDMIVVSPNHLEIFIYYFSILTVFRVVDMININFNIKRFLYIIFIVIILCYSFTTILDDKIYISFVDVGQGDCAIIRKGNTTLMIDSGGSDFGNFDIGKNITAPLMLKNGIKNLDGIFITHFDADHCKAAVTVMNSLNVDNLFIGYRNPDKKLYKDILETANNNNICITTLKDGERLFLDKSFYIDVLGPSPKIANGDYTDNNKSLVLMINAYKKRILFTGDIEKDMEYELIDKKDIKSNILKVPHHGSSTSSTKKFIKAVNPHTAIISVGKNNFGHPNNSVLNRFRAEDIKIYRTDNEGLITIILDEKGFNIETYKKEKLKLYNVIRLYGLDILILIIYIIILLRCKKWIIKTL